In one window of Saprospiraceae bacterium DNA:
- a CDS encoding GNAT family N-acetyltransferase, with translation MHTIHEITYLSPEYDEEIKLRDRVLREPLNMQFSEAQLEAEFDQIHLGAFDSCNRLRGCLVLKKSDDSILQMRQVAVDPDFQNQGIGAMLVHAAEAWAVQNGYRRIMLHARDVAKRFYEKLEYHVEGDSFIEINIEHFQMYKDFDRE, from the coding sequence ATGCATACCATTCATGAAATTACATATTTAAGTCCCGAATACGACGAAGAAATAAAATTAAGGGACAGGGTACTCAGGGAACCTCTAAATATGCAGTTTAGTGAAGCTCAACTGGAAGCCGAATTTGACCAGATCCACCTGGGTGCTTTTGATTCATGCAACAGACTCCGCGGATGCCTCGTTCTCAAAAAATCGGATGACTCGATACTTCAAATGAGGCAGGTTGCAGTTGATCCTGATTTTCAAAATCAAGGAATCGGAGCGATGCTGGTTCACGCTGCTGAAGCGTGGGCTGTACAAAATGGTTATCGCAGAATAATGTTACATGCCCGCGATGTAGCCAAAAGATTTTATGAAAAGTTAGAATACCATGTGGAGGGCGATTCTTTTATTGAGATAAACATCGAGCATTTCCAGATGTACAAGGATTTCGATAGGGAATAG
- a CDS encoding hydroxymethylglutaryl-CoA lyase — MRDIKLVECPRDAMQGLKTFVPTELKIKYLQKLLEVQFDTLDFGSFVSPKAIPQMQDTPEIVNQLDLTSSSTKLLAIVANLRGAVAACSFEQIRLVGYPFSISPTFQMRNTNANLSESSEQLKVILDQCLSNDKELLVYLSMAFGNPYGDSWNADIALEWTEYLKSLGVNKIALSDTIGVANPESIRYLFSNLIPKYPEIEFGAHFHTRPDSYEEKLEAAYASGCRKFDGAIKGFGGCPMAKDDLTGNMPTEKMISFFQSRNINCGIDLNKFHEALTYSSYIFETEPK, encoded by the coding sequence ATTCGGGACATAAAATTGGTCGAATGCCCCAGAGATGCCATGCAAGGCTTGAAAACATTCGTACCTACCGAACTTAAAATTAAGTATTTACAAAAACTGCTTGAGGTACAATTTGATACACTTGATTTCGGAAGTTTTGTTTCGCCGAAAGCCATTCCCCAGATGCAAGACACTCCGGAAATTGTCAACCAACTGGATTTAACATCAAGTTCTACTAAACTTCTTGCGATTGTCGCCAATTTGAGAGGAGCTGTGGCTGCCTGTAGTTTTGAACAAATTCGATTGGTCGGCTATCCATTCTCGATTTCTCCGACCTTTCAAATGAGAAATACCAATGCGAATCTATCCGAGTCGTCTGAGCAATTAAAAGTCATCCTGGATCAATGTTTGTCAAATGACAAGGAACTGCTGGTTTATCTGTCCATGGCATTCGGAAATCCATATGGGGATTCCTGGAATGCTGACATCGCTTTGGAGTGGACGGAGTATCTGAAATCTTTAGGAGTAAACAAAATAGCCTTATCGGATACCATTGGAGTTGCCAATCCGGAAAGTATCCGGTATTTATTCTCCAATTTAATTCCCAAATATCCTGAAATCGAATTCGGGGCTCATTTCCATACGCGTCCCGACTCATACGAGGAAAAACTTGAAGCAGCCTATGCTTCCGGTTGCCGAAAGTTTGATGGAGCCATAAAAGGATTTGGTGGTTGCCCCATGGCCAAGGATGATTTAACGGGTAATATGCCAACTGAAAAAATGATTTCATTTTTTCAATCGAGAAATATTAATTGCGGAATTGATTTGAATAAATTTCATGAAGCTTTGACTTACTCAAGTTACATATTTGAAACGGAACCTAAATAG
- the lpdA gene encoding dihydrolipoyl dehydrogenase: protein MQYDIIVIGAGPGGYVAAIRAAQLGKKVAIIERESLGGICLNWGCIPTKALLKSAQVFEYLLHAGDYGIETKNTKANFTSIISRSRSVADGMSKGVQFLMKKNKIQVINGTAQLAKNKSVVVTTADGKKEEFKADHIILATGGRAKQLDNIPIDGKQIIDYRKAMTLEILPAKMLIVGAGAIGVEFAYFYNALGTEVHIVEFLEQGLVPREDADISKELTKIFKKKGINTYANTSVESVQKGKTGLQVQLKSRADGKLTQIECDVVLSATGITPNTENLGLEGLGIKTDRGFILVDKDCKTNVPGIYAIGDIIPGPALAHVASAEGIHCVERICGLHSEPIDYNNIPGCTYCSPEIASVGYTEAAAKAAGYELLIGKFPFSASGKASAAGAKEGFVKVIFDKKYGELLGAHFIGMNVTEMIAEIVLARKLETTGHEILKSIHPHPTMSEAVMEATAAAYGEVIHL from the coding sequence ATGCAATACGATATTATTGTTATTGGAGCTGGACCGGGAGGCTATGTAGCAGCAATCAGAGCCGCTCAACTCGGAAAAAAAGTAGCCATTATTGAACGCGAATCACTCGGAGGGATATGCCTGAACTGGGGCTGCATTCCAACCAAAGCCTTGTTGAAAAGTGCTCAGGTATTTGAATACCTTCTACATGCTGGTGATTATGGAATAGAAACTAAAAATACGAAAGCAAATTTCACATCGATCATTAGCCGCAGCAGGTCAGTTGCAGATGGCATGAGCAAAGGTGTACAGTTCCTGATGAAAAAAAATAAAATTCAGGTTATCAATGGTACGGCGCAACTGGCTAAAAACAAATCCGTAGTGGTGACTACCGCAGACGGTAAAAAAGAAGAATTCAAAGCAGACCACATCATTCTCGCCACAGGCGGAAGGGCAAAACAACTCGATAATATTCCCATAGACGGCAAACAAATTATCGATTATAGAAAAGCCATGACGCTCGAAATTTTACCTGCAAAGATGCTCATAGTTGGAGCAGGAGCCATTGGCGTTGAGTTTGCATATTTTTACAATGCTCTGGGAACGGAAGTCCACATTGTTGAATTTTTAGAGCAGGGATTGGTGCCTCGAGAAGATGCAGATATTTCAAAGGAACTCACAAAAATATTTAAGAAAAAAGGCATCAACACTTATGCCAATACAAGCGTCGAATCCGTTCAAAAAGGCAAAACCGGTTTGCAAGTTCAATTAAAAAGCAGAGCCGATGGTAAGCTGACGCAAATAGAATGTGATGTCGTTCTGTCTGCAACCGGAATCACCCCGAATACCGAAAATTTAGGACTGGAGGGATTGGGTATTAAAACAGATAGAGGATTTATCTTGGTCGATAAAGATTGCAAGACAAACGTTCCCGGAATTTACGCAATTGGCGATATCATTCCGGGTCCGGCTTTAGCACACGTGGCCAGTGCTGAAGGAATCCATTGTGTGGAAAGAATTTGTGGTTTACATTCCGAACCCATCGACTACAACAACATACCGGGGTGTACCTATTGCAGCCCTGAAATTGCTTCAGTAGGTTATACAGAAGCCGCGGCTAAAGCTGCAGGCTACGAATTGCTGATCGGTAAATTTCCTTTTTCCGCTTCAGGAAAAGCCAGTGCAGCGGGTGCTAAAGAAGGATTTGTAAAAGTGATATTCGACAAAAAGTACGGAGAGTTGCTTGGCGCTCATTTCATAGGAATGAATGTAACTGAAATGATCGCTGAAATTGTCCTCGCCAGAAAACTGGAAACAACCGGGCATGAAATTCTAAAAAGCATTCATCCACATCCTACCATGTCTGAAGCCGTTATGGAAGCCACAGCTGCAGCATATGGGGAAGTAATCCATTTATAG
- a CDS encoding DUF962 domain-containing protein → MKKIDSLLHTYGESHQNHINKTIHWICIPAIMFSLVGLIIQIPFPFQLSPWINWASLLLIFALIYYFRLSFTLFIGFAIISFLLLLGNLKLAEYSQTIGIHPALLSLGIFVIAWIGQFIGHHIEGKKPSFLQDIQFLLIGPAWLLHFIYIKIKLPY, encoded by the coding sequence ATGAAAAAAATTGATTCCCTGCTGCATACTTACGGAGAAAGTCACCAAAATCACATAAACAAAACAATCCATTGGATCTGTATTCCAGCGATCATGTTTAGTTTGGTGGGATTGATAATACAAATACCTTTTCCATTTCAATTGTCACCATGGATCAACTGGGCAAGTTTACTTTTGATTTTTGCGCTGATTTATTATTTCAGATTATCATTTACTTTGTTTATTGGGTTTGCAATAATTAGTTTTTTATTGCTCTTGGGAAATTTAAAATTAGCAGAATACAGTCAAACCATTGGTATTCACCCTGCATTATTGTCATTGGGTATTTTTGTGATTGCCTGGATTGGTCAATTTATAGGCCATCATATAGAAGGAAAAAAACCTTCATTTTTACAGGATATTCAGTTTCTGCTTATCGGTCCAGCCTGGCTGCTTCACTTTATTTACATAAAAATAAAGTTACCCTACTGA